One region of Diabrotica undecimpunctata isolate CICGRU chromosome 6, icDiaUnde3, whole genome shotgun sequence genomic DNA includes:
- the Ufsp2 gene encoding ufm1-specific protease 2 has translation MVAEMKQTIKISQTIIDRLGHSLNSCDGNLYGISHKNELFILVLQADSENKIDFVNFLPTGIELCGRFQVTAETTDLNIQLPTKSILLTNIIGKENNVNLYQEQNGKLNKSEYHIITEQEINSTFLFIRLRGEVVLKSEFTIQSLKDAFQVIQKSLPSDSVFGLLKSNLFLQEHDTINAEFNSTINEFYEDLNSANDEGNRKKNKVVNIKPRVLDFNFLQQLTRDKSVDSIKEHAPIGILNKNPLTIIDTLLPLDCISMVHEQTKTSELYEILLKSTASRLSLFEEKILQFVKSNGKSLIFQLYHYYPEECKHFLTLLYAKNQTDKDTESERQLIHKQLLLDSYTPRFRRANQYSFDKKLNGPLHNPHEGIKNTDNGGTIALVKGKYEYYHYCQNNMDDNGWGCAYRSLQTLASWFKLQGYVDREVPTYKEIQQCLVDIRDKPASFVGSRQWIGSTEVNFVLNTLLGVQNKIVYVSNGEDMASQGPELVNHFQNYGSPIMIGGGVLAHTILGVDYNQQTGDIRFLILDPHYTGGEDLHVIQNKGWCGWKNLSFWNKTAYYNMCLPLVPREV, from the exons atGGTAGCCGAAATGaagcaaacaataaaaatatccCAAACTATTATAGAT AGACTAGGACATAGCCTTAACAGCTGTGATGGTAATTTGTACGGAATTTCCCATAAAAATGAACTATTTATCCTCGTTTTACAGGCAGATTCAGAAAACAAAATTGATTTCGTTAATTTCCTTCCTACCGGAATTGAATTATGCGGCCGTTTTCAAGTTACAGCCGAAACTACTGACTTAAATATACAACTTCCAACTAAATCAATATTACTTACAAATATTATTGGCAAGGAAAATAACGTTAATCTTTACCAAGAACAGAATGGAAAGCTCAATAAATCTGAATATCACATTATCACTGAACAGGAGATTAATAGCACATTTTTATTTATCAGACTAAGAG gtGAAGTTGTCCTAAAATCTGAATTTACCATTCAATCATTGAAGGATGCCTTCCAAGTAATTCAGAAATCACTACCATCTGATAGTGTTTTTGGTCTTCTAAAAAGCAATTTATTTCTCCAAGAACATGACACAATAAATGCTGAGTTTAATAGTACTATTAATGAATTTTATGAGGATTTAAATAGTGCAAATGATGAAGgcaatagaaaaaagaataaagtTGTTAATATAAAGCCAAGAGTTTTAGACTTTAACTTTCTTCAACAATTAACAAGGGATAAATCAGTTGATAGTATAAAAGAACATGCTCCAATTGGAATTCTTAACAAAA atcCATTGACCATTATTGATACATTGTTACCACTAGATTGTATTTCTATGGTTCATGAACAAACTAAGACAAGTGAACTCTATGAAATTTTACTAAAAAGTACTGCAAGTAGATTAAGTTTATTTGAAGAGAAAATTCTTCAATTCGTAAAAAGTAACGGCAAATCTTTGATATTTCAACTATACCATTATTATCCTGAGGAATGCAAACATTTTTTGACATTACTATATGCAAAGAATCAGACAGATAAAGATACTG aatcggaACGCCAACTAATACACAAACAATTACTCTTGGATTCGTATACCCCTAGGTTTAGAAGAGCAAATCAGTATTCATTTGATAAGAAACTGAATGGTCCATTGCATAATCCGCACGAAGGAATTAAAAACACTGATAATG GTGGTACAATTGCATTAGTTAAAGGGAAATATGAGTACTACCACTATTGTCAAAATAATATGGATGACAATGGTTGGGGTTGTGCTTATCGCTCCTTACAAACTTTAGCTTCCTGGTTTAAACTGCAGGGATATGTTGATAGGGAAGTGCCCACTTATAAGGAAATACAACAATGCTTGGTAGATATTAGAGATAAACCTGCTAGCTTTGTTGGATCCAGACAGTGGATTGGATCTACTGAAGTTAATTTTGTGTTAAATACATTATTAGGTGTTCAAAATAAAATTGTCTATGTTAGTAATGGTGAAGATATGGCTTCGCAAGGTCCTGAATTGGTTAATCATTTTCAGAATTATGGGTCACCCATAATGATAG GTGGGGGTGTTTTGGCTCACACGATTTTGGGAGTTGACTACAATCAACAGACTGGTGATATAAGATTTTTAATTCTCGATCCCCACTATACGGGAGGGGAAGATTTACATGTTATACAAAATAAAGGATGGTGTGGCTGGAAAAACCTCTCATTTTGGAATAAAACAGCATACTACAATATGTGCTTACCGCTTGTTCCTAGAGAAGTTTAA